Proteins co-encoded in one Populus trichocarpa isolate Nisqually-1 chromosome 10, P.trichocarpa_v4.1, whole genome shotgun sequence genomic window:
- the LOC7458124 gene encoding protein phosphatase 2C 37, translating into MVGICCGVAGERETAAPVEPSSRASRRTRLELRPLKLVTDVAVPPSSILDITPAKRQKMELLPIPLSRDCGNAVENCKTIEENKNHSISNPSKSESVKLEEEASKFGMTSVRGRRRDMEDAVSIHTSFTTKNTSFFGVFDGHGCSHVAMRCRDRLHEIVKEEVEGFKEEKSVEWKETMKRSFIKMDKEVENCCVEGDNSSNCRCELQTPQCDAVGSTAVVAVVTPEKIIVSNCGDSRAVLCRNGDAIPLSSDHKPDRPDELLRIQEAGGRVIYWDGPRVLGVLAMSRAIGDNYLKPYVIPEPDVTLTERTAEDEFLILASDGLWDVVPNDTACGVVRTCLRARKPPSPPGSPGSDAAIESSDKSCSDASVLLTKLALARHSTDNVSVVVVDLRRNHH; encoded by the exons atggtCGGGATTTGCTGTGGAGTTGCTGGTGAAAGGGAAACAGCTGCACCAGTTGAGCCAAGTTCACGAGCTTCAAGGCGGACAAGATTAGAACTCCGACCACTCAAGTTAGTTACCGACGTGGCAGTTCCACCGTCGTCGATTCTGGATATTACCCCTGCCAAACGGCAGAAAATGGAATTGTTGCCGATTCCTCTCTCACGTGATTGTGGAAACGCAGTAGAAAATTGCAAAACAatcgaagaaaataaaaaccatagtATCTCGAATCCAAGTAAATCAGAATCTGTGAAACTGGAAGAAGAAGCTTCAAAATTCGGCATGACTTCTGTTCGTGGTAGAAGAAGAGACATGGAAGACGCCGTCTCGATACACACGTCGTTTACAACTAAAAACACTTcgttttttggtgttttcgaCGGTCATGGCTGCTCACAC gTGGCGATGAGGTGTAGAGATCGGTTACATGAAATAGTGAAAGAAGAAGTTGAaggttttaaagaagaaaaaagtgtaGAGTGGAAGGAAACTATGAAGAGAAGTTTTATAAAGATGGATAAAGAAGTGGAGAATTGCTGTGTTGAAGGAGATAATAGTTCTAATTGTAGGTGTGAGTTACAGACTCCGCAGTGCGACGCCGTTGGATCTACTGCTGTGGTAGCTGTGGTGACGCCTGAAAAGATTATTGTCTCGAATTGTGGCGATTCTCGTGCAGTTCTTTGTCGAAACGGTGACGCTATTCCTCTCTCATCGGATCACAAG CCTGATCGACCAGATGAATTGCTTCGGATACAAGAAGCTGGTGGCCGTGTAATTTATTGGGATGGGCCAAGAGTTCTTGGTGTTTTGGCCATGTCTAGAGCCATAG GTGATAATTACTTGAAGCCCTATGTGATACCGGAACCAGATGTGACTTTGACGGAGCGGACGGCGGAGGATGAGTTTTTGATACTGGCAAGTGATGGACTGTGGGATGTGGTGCCAAATGATACTGCTTGCGGGGTAGTGCGAACGTGCCTCCGTGCCCGAAAGCCACCGTCACCACCCGGGTCTCCTGGCAGCGATGCCGCCATTGAGAGTTCTGATAAGTCCTGCTCAGATGCATCAGTTCTGTTGACCAAGTTGGCCTTGGCCAGGCACAGCACGGACAATGttagtgttgttgttgttgatttgAGAAGAAATCATCATTAA